A single window of Candidatus Deferrimicrobium borealis DNA harbors:
- the pgm gene encoding phosphoglucomutase (alpha-D-glucose-1,6-bisphosphate-dependent): MGAHPNAGKRADLRYLVNVPRLVAAYFNERPDLSDPSQRVAFGTSGHRGSSLSRSFNEDHILAVSQAICERRGHAGATGPLFLGMDTHALSEPAFRSALEVLAGNGVEVRVDRDGVCTPTPVISHAILSHNRGRKEGLADGIVITPSHNPPEDGGFKYNPPHGGPADTGVTKEIEERANAILRSGREEVRRIPFERAVAAGTTVSHDYVGSYVGDLGAVLDLEAIRGAGIRIGVDPLGGSSTAYWEPIADRYGLDLTVVNPIVDPTFRFMPLDWDGKIRMDCSSPYAMAGLIAMRDRFDVAFGNDTDADRHGIVTRTAGLLNPNHYLAVAIDYLFRNRSGWRSDAGIGKTVVSSGMIDRVAARLSRPLLEVPVGFKWFVEGLSDGTLGFGGEESAGASFLREDGTAWSTDKDGLILGLLAAEMMATTGRDPGEHYADLAREFGAPAYERIDAPATKEQKAALSKLSPSQVTAKTLAGERIEAMLTTAPGNGAAIGGLKVVTANGWFAARPSGTEDVYKLYAESFLGADHLRKIQEEAQAIIARVFSPPGRG; this comes from the coding sequence GTGGGGGCACACCCGAATGCAGGGAAAAGGGCCGATCTCAGGTACCTCGTCAACGTTCCGCGGCTGGTCGCTGCCTATTTCAACGAACGTCCCGACCTGTCCGACCCTTCGCAGCGGGTGGCCTTCGGAACGTCCGGTCACCGAGGCTCGTCCCTGTCCCGTTCCTTCAACGAGGACCACATCCTCGCCGTGTCGCAGGCGATCTGCGAGCGCCGGGGGCACGCGGGGGCGACGGGCCCGCTCTTTCTCGGGATGGACACCCACGCGCTCTCGGAGCCGGCGTTCCGCAGCGCGCTCGAGGTGCTGGCGGGGAACGGCGTCGAGGTGAGGGTGGACCGCGACGGGGTCTGCACTCCGACGCCGGTCATCTCCCACGCCATCCTCTCTCACAACCGGGGACGAAAGGAGGGTCTGGCCGACGGAATCGTCATCACCCCGTCCCACAACCCTCCCGAGGACGGCGGATTCAAGTACAACCCGCCGCACGGCGGTCCGGCGGACACGGGGGTCACCAAGGAGATCGAGGAGCGCGCCAACGCGATCCTGCGGTCCGGTCGCGAAGAAGTCCGCAGGATTCCGTTCGAGCGGGCCGTTGCGGCGGGCACAACCGTTTCTCACGACTATGTCGGCTCCTACGTCGGCGACCTCGGCGCGGTGCTGGACCTCGAGGCGATCCGCGGGGCCGGAATCCGGATCGGCGTCGATCCGCTGGGCGGCTCCTCCACGGCGTACTGGGAACCGATCGCCGACCGGTACGGCCTGGATCTCACGGTGGTGAACCCCATCGTCGATCCGACGTTCCGGTTCATGCCGCTCGACTGGGACGGGAAGATCCGGATGGACTGCTCCTCCCCGTACGCGATGGCGGGGCTGATCGCGATGCGCGACCGGTTCGACGTCGCCTTCGGCAACGACACCGACGCCGACCGCCACGGGATCGTGACGCGGACCGCCGGCCTGCTCAACCCGAATCATTACCTTGCGGTGGCGATCGACTACCTGTTCCGGAACCGGTCCGGCTGGCGAAGCGATGCCGGGATCGGGAAGACCGTCGTGAGCAGCGGGATGATCGACCGCGTGGCGGCACGCCTGTCGCGCCCGCTGCTCGAGGTTCCGGTCGGGTTCAAATGGTTCGTCGAGGGGCTGTCGGACGGCACCCTCGGGTTCGGCGGCGAGGAGAGCGCGGGCGCCTCGTTCCTGCGGGAGGACGGGACGGCGTGGAGCACCGACAAGGACGGGCTGATCCTCGGGCTGCTCGCTGCGGAGATGATGGCGACGACCGGCAGGGACCCGGGCGAACACTATGCCGATCTGGCCCGGGAGTTCGGCGCCCCGGCGTACGAGCGGATCGACGCCCCCGCGACGAAGGAGCAGAAAGCCGCGTTGTCGAAACTGTCGCCCTCCCAGGTGACGGCGAAGACGCTGGCGGGGGAGCGGATCGAGGCGATGCTGACGACCGCCCCCGGAAACGGAGCTGCGATCGGCGGCCTGAAGGTGGTCACCGCGAACGGCTGGTTCGCCGCCCGCCCCTCGGGGACGGAGGACGTCTACAAGCTGTACGCCGAAAGTTTCCTCGGCGCGGACCACCTGCGGAAAATCCAGGAGGAGGCCCAGGCCATCATCGCGCGCGTCTTCTCCCCGCCGGGCCGTGGGTAG
- a CDS encoding type II toxin-antitoxin system VapC family toxin, with product MSFVLDTSVTMRWFFGDGKPQELAYAGKVLDAMKGANAFVPVTWGLEVANVIAKAEAKALVTEARSGAFLEMLEGVDIEVDVATFAHALSATLQLARRYKLSAYDASYLELALRLGIPLATLDEDLQRAARKAGVKKFG from the coding sequence GTGAGCTTCGTCCTTGATACTTCGGTGACCATGCGATGGTTTTTTGGCGATGGCAAGCCGCAGGAACTTGCCTATGCCGGCAAGGTACTCGATGCGATGAAAGGTGCAAATGCATTTGTACCTGTGACCTGGGGACTTGAAGTGGCAAACGTCATCGCCAAGGCGGAAGCAAAAGCCTTGGTGACGGAGGCGCGGAGCGGCGCGTTTCTTGAAATGCTGGAAGGCGTGGATATCGAGGTGGACGTGGCCACATTCGCACACGCGCTGTCGGCCACCCTTCAGTTGGCGCGGCGATACAAGCTGTCCGCGTACGATGCCTCCTACCTCGAACTGGCCTTAAGATTGGGCATACCGCTGGCCACGCTCGACGAAGATCTGCAGAGGGCCGCAAGGAAAGCCGGCGTGAAGAAGTTCGGGTGA
- a CDS encoding phosphoketolase family protein, with the protein MKPTVRRANPEGCSLTEEELRRMDAYWRAANYLSVGQIYLLDNPLLREPLRLDHVKPRLLGHWGTTPGLNFIYVHLNRVIRANDLNMIYIAGPGHGGPALVANTWLEGTYGEVYPDVPRNEEGMRKLFRQFSFPGGIPSHVAPETPGSIHEGGELGYALSHAFGAVFDNPDLIAACVVGDGEAETGPLAASWHSNKFLNPVTDGAVLPILHLNGYKIANPTILARIPPEELANLFDGYGYATHFVEGDDPATMHRKMATTMDTVVAEIRSIQREARTAGNTARPRWPMIILRTPKGWTGPKTVDGKRTEGSWRSHQVPFGDMAGKPGHLRLLEEWMKGYRPEELFDGGGRLRPELAELSPEGNRRMGANPHANGGILLKDLAMPDYREYAVEVPKPGGATAEATRVMGRMLRDVMKRNAEARNFRVMGPDETASNRLDPLFEETDRTWMAATLPGDDHLSPDGRVMEILSEHTCQGWLEGYLLTGRHGLFSCYEAFIHIVDSMFNQHAKWLKTTGAEIPWRRPIASLNYLLTSHVWRQDHNGFSHQDPGFIDHVVNKKGNVIRVYLPPDANCLLYVTDKVLRSRNRINVIVAGKQPSPQWLDMDAAIHHCTNGIGIWKWASNDEGAEPDVVMACAGDVPTLETLAAVDLIRKFLPDLRVRVVNVVDLMTLTPREEHPHGLTDIEFDSLFTTDKPILFAYHGYPWLIHRLTYRRTNHKNLHVRGYKEEGTTTTPFDMVVRNDLDRFHLVNDVIDRVPGLAAHAAYTKQTLRDKLIEHRQYITLHGEDMPEVRDWTWPY; encoded by the coding sequence ATGAAGCCGACCGTCAGACGAGCGAATCCGGAGGGGTGTTCCTTGACGGAAGAGGAGCTGCGACGGATGGACGCCTACTGGCGCGCGGCGAACTACCTCTCCGTCGGGCAGATCTACCTGCTCGACAACCCGCTGCTGCGGGAGCCCCTTCGCCTGGACCACGTGAAGCCACGGCTGCTCGGCCACTGGGGGACCACCCCGGGGCTCAACTTCATCTACGTCCACCTGAACCGGGTGATCCGGGCGAACGACCTGAACATGATCTATATCGCGGGACCCGGGCACGGCGGCCCGGCGCTGGTGGCGAACACCTGGCTGGAGGGGACCTACGGCGAAGTGTACCCCGACGTCCCGCGGAACGAAGAGGGAATGCGGAAGTTGTTCCGGCAATTCTCCTTTCCCGGCGGGATCCCCAGCCACGTGGCCCCCGAGACCCCGGGCTCCATCCACGAGGGAGGCGAGCTGGGGTACGCCCTATCCCACGCCTTCGGGGCGGTCTTCGACAACCCCGACCTGATCGCGGCGTGCGTGGTCGGCGACGGCGAGGCGGAGACCGGGCCGCTCGCCGCGTCCTGGCACTCCAACAAGTTCCTGAACCCGGTGACCGACGGCGCGGTCCTGCCGATCCTGCACCTCAACGGGTACAAGATCGCCAATCCGACGATCCTCGCGCGGATCCCCCCGGAGGAGCTCGCCAACCTGTTCGACGGCTACGGGTACGCGACGCACTTCGTCGAAGGGGACGACCCCGCGACGATGCACCGGAAGATGGCGACGACGATGGACACCGTGGTCGCGGAGATCCGTTCCATCCAGCGGGAAGCGCGCACCGCGGGGAACACGGCGCGCCCCCGGTGGCCGATGATCATCCTCCGGACGCCGAAAGGATGGACGGGGCCGAAAACCGTGGACGGGAAGCGGACGGAGGGCTCCTGGCGGTCCCACCAGGTCCCCTTCGGCGACATGGCGGGAAAGCCCGGCCACCTCCGGTTGCTGGAGGAGTGGATGAAGGGGTACCGGCCGGAGGAGCTCTTCGACGGGGGCGGCCGCTTGCGGCCGGAGCTCGCGGAGCTTTCCCCGGAGGGGAACCGGCGGATGGGGGCCAACCCGCACGCCAACGGGGGGATCCTGCTCAAGGACCTCGCGATGCCCGATTACCGGGAGTACGCCGTCGAGGTTCCGAAGCCGGGGGGCGCCACGGCGGAGGCGACCCGCGTGATGGGGAGGATGCTCCGCGACGTGATGAAGCGGAACGCCGAGGCGAGGAACTTCCGGGTGATGGGCCCGGACGAGACCGCGTCGAACCGTCTCGACCCCCTCTTCGAGGAGACGGACCGGACCTGGATGGCCGCGACGCTCCCCGGCGACGACCACCTCTCCCCGGACGGCAGGGTGATGGAGATCCTGAGCGAGCACACGTGTCAGGGGTGGCTGGAGGGATACCTTCTCACCGGCCGGCACGGACTCTTCTCCTGCTACGAGGCGTTCATCCACATCGTCGACTCGATGTTCAACCAGCACGCAAAGTGGCTGAAGACGACGGGGGCGGAGATCCCCTGGCGCCGCCCGATCGCCTCGCTCAACTATCTCCTGACCTCGCACGTGTGGCGGCAGGACCACAACGGCTTCTCCCACCAGGACCCCGGCTTCATCGACCACGTGGTGAACAAGAAGGGGAACGTGATCCGGGTGTACCTGCCCCCCGACGCCAACTGCCTTCTGTACGTGACCGACAAGGTCCTGCGAAGCCGCAACCGGATCAACGTGATCGTGGCGGGGAAGCAGCCCTCCCCGCAGTGGCTGGACATGGACGCCGCCATCCATCACTGCACCAACGGAATCGGGATCTGGAAGTGGGCCAGCAACGACGAGGGGGCGGAGCCGGACGTGGTGATGGCGTGCGCGGGGGACGTGCCGACGCTGGAGACGCTGGCGGCGGTCGACCTGATCCGGAAGTTCCTCCCCGACCTCCGCGTCCGGGTCGTGAACGTCGTGGACCTGATGACCCTCACGCCCCGGGAGGAGCACCCCCACGGCCTGACGGACATCGAGTTCGACTCCCTGTTCACGACGGACAAGCCGATCCTCTTCGCCTACCACGGCTACCCGTGGCTGATCCACCGGCTGACGTACCGGCGGACGAACCATAAAAACCTCCACGTGCGGGGGTACAAGGAGGAGGGAACCACCACCACGCCGTTCGACATGGTGGTTCGCAACGACCTGGACCGGTTCCACCTGGTGAACGACGTGATCGACCGGGTTCCCGGGCTCGCGGCCCACGCGGCCTACACCAAGCAGACGCTCCGGGACAAGCTGATCGAGCACCGGCAGTACATCACGCTCCACGGGGAGGACATGCCCGAGGTGCGGGACTGGACGTGGCCGTACTGA
- a CDS encoding type II toxin-antitoxin system prevent-host-death family antitoxin gives MKIAIGSYEAKTRLPELLRQVKTGKSFTITNRGEAIADLVPSLVVRAKDKVAAAEKLKAFMRADPVRAVDIRALIEEGRS, from the coding sequence ATGAAAATCGCAATCGGTTCATATGAAGCCAAAACAAGGCTCCCGGAATTGCTGCGGCAGGTCAAGACCGGCAAAAGCTTTACCATCACAAATCGCGGGGAAGCCATCGCGGATCTGGTGCCCAGCCTGGTCGTGAGGGCGAAGGACAAGGTTGCGGCAGCGGAAAAACTCAAGGCGTTCATGCGGGCCGATCCGGTGCGTGCCGTGGACATCAGGGCACTCATCGAGGAGGGGCGTTCGTGA
- a CDS encoding sulfite exporter TauE/SafE family protein, which produces MNSLEFSLLVWLGGVAAGLLGSLTGLGGGIVIVPLLALWLGVDIRYAIGASLISIIATSSGAAAVYVKDGFTNFRIGMFLEIATTVGAMVGAFLAAKVAPSAIAVVFGVVLLYSAYQSNRPRPERAETAAPDPVATYLKMDSDYPTANGPQSYRVSNVPGGFSLMFVAGALSGLLGIGSGAVKVLAMDQVMRIPFKVSTTTSTFMIGVTAAASAGVYLSRGYIDPALAMPVMLGVLAGSTAGARVLARAETRILRIVFSLVILALGAELIYNGLTGRI; this is translated from the coding sequence ATGAATTCCCTGGAATTCTCCCTCCTGGTCTGGTTGGGGGGCGTGGCGGCGGGACTTCTCGGTTCCCTGACGGGGTTGGGGGGCGGCATCGTCATCGTGCCGCTCCTGGCCTTGTGGCTCGGGGTCGACATCCGGTATGCCATCGGCGCGTCCCTCATCTCGATCATCGCCACCTCTTCCGGGGCCGCCGCCGTCTACGTAAAGGATGGATTCACGAATTTCCGGATCGGGATGTTCCTGGAGATCGCGACGACCGTCGGGGCGATGGTCGGGGCGTTCCTGGCCGCCAAGGTTGCGCCTTCCGCGATCGCGGTCGTCTTCGGGGTCGTTCTCCTGTACTCGGCGTACCAGTCGAACCGCCCGCGGCCGGAACGGGCGGAAACCGCCGCCCCCGACCCGGTGGCGACCTACCTTAAAATGGATTCGGACTATCCGACCGCCAATGGCCCGCAATCCTACCGCGTGTCCAATGTCCCGGGCGGTTTCAGCCTGATGTTCGTCGCCGGAGCGCTCTCCGGCCTGCTCGGAATCGGGTCGGGAGCGGTCAAGGTGCTCGCGATGGACCAGGTCATGCGCATTCCGTTCAAGGTCTCGACGACCACCAGCACCTTCATGATCGGCGTGACGGCGGCCGCCAGCGCCGGAGTCTACTTGAGCCGGGGGTACATCGACCCGGCCCTTGCCATGCCGGTCATGCTGGGGGTCCTCGCGGGATCCACGGCCGGCGCCAGGGTATTGGCCCGCGCGGAGACCCGGATCCTGCGCATCGTTTTCAGCCTGGTCATCCTGGCGCTCGGAGCGGAACTCATCTACAACGGGCTGACGGGAAGGATTTAG
- a CDS encoding acetate kinase, whose amino-acid sequence MKLLVLNSGSSSIKYRLFLMNSMAVLRAGVVDRIGEPGPSAVRDHGEGFGRVMADLSGSGTIGDPAGLFGIGHRVVHGGERFREPVRVDPGTLDAIRAMIPYAPLHNPGNLQGIEVALATCPGVPQVAVFDTAFHQTMPPRAFHYALPRDLYDAHRVRRYGFHGTSHAHLSRRAAELLGKPPGSLNLITLHLGNGASAAAIREGKSIDTSMGMTPLEGLIMGTRCGDLDPAVPFFLGAATGKDPGEIQVLLNEESGLKGICGANDMREVHRRAAAGDPSADLAIDMYSYRIRKYIGAYTAVLGRVDALVFAGGIGENDAEVRRRACEGLSLLGIAVDEARNGSPSREPREIQREGMPVKVLVIPTDEELEIALQTVACIRKNAGSEEPR is encoded by the coding sequence TTGAAGCTCCTGGTCCTGAACTCCGGGAGTTCGTCGATCAAGTACCGGCTCTTCCTGATGAATTCGATGGCCGTGTTGCGCGCCGGCGTCGTGGACCGGATCGGCGAGCCCGGTCCATCCGCTGTCCGGGATCACGGGGAAGGGTTCGGGCGGGTGATGGCCGACCTTTCGGGTTCCGGGACGATCGGGGACCCCGCGGGCCTGTTCGGCATCGGGCACCGGGTTGTCCACGGCGGCGAGCGTTTCCGGGAGCCGGTGCGGGTGGATCCCGGAACCCTCGATGCGATCCGGGCGATGATCCCTTACGCCCCGCTGCACAACCCCGGCAACCTCCAGGGGATCGAGGTCGCCCTCGCGACGTGCCCGGGGGTGCCGCAGGTGGCGGTCTTCGACACCGCCTTCCACCAGACGATGCCTCCCCGCGCCTTCCATTACGCCCTTCCCCGCGATCTGTACGACGCCCACCGCGTGCGGCGCTACGGCTTCCACGGGACCTCGCACGCCCATCTCTCCCGGCGCGCCGCCGAACTCCTCGGCAAGCCGCCGGGGTCCCTGAACCTGATCACCCTCCATCTGGGAAACGGCGCGAGCGCCGCCGCGATCCGGGAGGGGAAGAGCATCGACACGTCGATGGGGATGACCCCGCTGGAAGGACTGATCATGGGGACCCGCTGCGGCGACCTGGACCCCGCGGTCCCCTTCTTCCTCGGGGCCGCGACGGGGAAGGACCCCGGGGAGATCCAGGTCCTTCTGAACGAGGAGAGCGGGCTGAAAGGGATCTGCGGGGCGAACGACATGCGGGAAGTGCACCGCAGGGCCGCGGCGGGGGATCCGTCCGCGGACCTTGCGATCGACATGTACAGTTACCGGATCAGGAAATACATCGGCGCCTACACCGCCGTTCTCGGCCGGGTCGACGCACTGGTGTTCGCCGGGGGGATCGGCGAGAACGACGCCGAGGTGCGGCGGCGGGCGTGCGAGGGGCTTTCGCTGCTCGGAATCGCCGTCGACGAAGCGAGAAACGGATCTCCATCCAGGGAGCCCCGGGAGATCCAGCGGGAAGGGATGCCGGTGAAGGTCCTCGTCATCCCGACGGATGAAGAGCTTGAGATCGCCCTGCAGACCGTCGCCTGCATCAGGAAAAACGCCGGATCGGAGGAACCGCGATGA